A genomic segment from Aegilops tauschii subsp. strangulata cultivar AL8/78 chromosome 1, Aet v6.0, whole genome shotgun sequence encodes:
- the LOC141027642 gene encoding crossover junction endonuclease MUS81-like, which produces MLTPEWQCFFLVFNIIKYHSFRSGCQLYALLTAPYAFYFSCFTTEVLGGFDVQRTTGYADTEKKYGHLTGSIIDYYSRNFSAGADTSRLCLTYDEFVKRCSDLEKVTMSDIFAVQLMQVPQVTEEAALAVTSLYPTLLSLAKAYTMLMNVTNDGDRCAQEEMLKNKSDMVNAGASKNIFKLIWAEG; this is translated from the exons ATGTTAACCCCTGAATGGCAGTGCTTTTTTCTCGTGTTTAACATTATTAAGTATCATTCCTTCCGTTCAGGATGTCAGTTGTATGCCCTATTAACTGCTCCATATGCCTTCTATTTCAGCTGCTTCACTACTGAGGTTCTTGGAGGATTTGATGTCCAAAGAACCACTGGATATGCTGACACTGAAAAGAAATACGGCCACCTCACGGGCTCTATAATTGATTACTACAGCAGAAACTTCTCTGCTGGTGCTGATACCTCTCGACTTTGCCTGACCTACGACGAGTTTGTGAAGAGGTGTTCTGACCTTGAGAAGGTCACTATGAGCGATATATTCGCCGTTCAGCTTATGCAG GTGCCACAAGTGACAGAAGAAGCTGCTCTTGCTGTCACGAGTCTCTACCCCACTCTTCTCTCGCTTGCTAAGGCGTACACCATGCTTATGA ATGTGACCAAT GATGGCGATAGGTGCGCCCAGGAGGAGATGCTGAAGAACAAGAGCGACATGGTCAACGCGGGGGCTAGCAAGAACATTTTCAAGCTCATCTGGGCGGAAGGATGA
- the LOC109786307 gene encoding crossover junction endonuclease MUS81 has product MAPLVPKKKRKVNLPENEEVAARIFGKHRSMAAQQPGGFPEHQARALSAAYTGVCAAKEPVRTPGDLARVTGVGGWVVDVMEDSFPGSSLDLSPPRSNTPGETVLSMSVLWKQVYCYILKGTVLLTRKKNTRNKPYVPRMKSAAYAIMITLYREMEKREGIYDEVLKEVDFQTQKQAVPVPLSSAEMSLLAMPSHQSNESFLKAYEVVLILDDRDTFGPRSRRKVVDNIRSQFNIPVEVKHLPVGDALWIARHKELDTDYVLDFIVERKNVEDLLGSIKDNRYKDQKLRLKKCGLRKLIYLVEGDVNTVDGSESVKTAYVLFS; this is encoded by the exons ATGGCGCCGTTGGTGCCGAAGAAGAAGCGCAAGGTGAACCTCCCGGAGAACGAGGAGGTCGCGGCCAGGATCTTCGGGAAGCACCGCTCCATGGCAGCGCAGCAGCCGGGCGGCTTCCCGGAGCACCAGGCCCGCGCGCTCTCCGCCGCCTACACCGGCGTCTGCGCCGCCAAGGAGCCCGTCCGGACACCCGGCGACCTGGCCCGTGTCAC GGGAGTTGGAGGTTGGGTTGTTGACGTCATGGAAGACTCCTTTCCAGGGTCCAGCCTTGATTTGTCCCCTCCGAGAAGTAATACACCAGGAGAAACGG tTTTATCAATGTCAGTTCTATGGAAACAGGTTTATTGTTATATCTTAAAGGGTACTGTCCTTTTAACAAGGAAGAAGAACACACGAAACAAACCTTATGTGCCACGGATGAAATCAGCTGCTTATGCAATAATGATCACACTCTACAG GGAAATGGAAAAAAGGGAAGGAATTTATGATGAG GTTCTGAAAGAAGTGGACTTCCAAACTCAAAAGCAGGCAGTTCCAGTTCCTTTG AGTTCTGCTGAAATGTCTTTACTAGCTATGCCATCTCATCAATCTAATGAAAGTTTTCTGAAAGCTTATGAAGTGGTGCTGATATTGGATGATCGAGATACTTTCGG GCCCCGTTCCAGAAGAAAAGTTGTTGATAATATACGCTCGCAGTTTAATATTCCTGTAGAG GTTAAACACTtgcctgttggagatgctctttggATTGCTCGCCATAAAGAACTTGACACGGATTATGTTCTTGATTTCATTGTTGAAAGGAAAAATGTGGAGGATTTACTTGGCTCAATTAAAGACAACAGATACAAAGATCAAAAACTAAGACTGAAG AAATGTGGGCTAAGGAAGCTAATATATCTAGTTGAAGGGGATGTAAACACTGTAGATGGATCAGAGAGCGTTAAAACAGCATATGTACTCTTCTCATGA